A genomic segment from Candidatus Korarchaeum cryptofilum OPF8 encodes:
- a CDS encoding formate dehydrogenase accessory protein FdhE domain-containing protein codes for MDIDRIRESAEKIVEKDPEISDSIHLFLDILAVQLEIMDEIIGKIDPEELIADRYPLFDAIGIPKVEPELWTRCMDEIISRVSSHREDLREELDAVRESLHENLFDPEALAILSFKGDMNYARGVSVSIGVSEDLLSALGIWTIQPIFMAIRELSKEIKGWNAGFCPICGSYTRTSFLKGDKVFMKCEICGEEWEYPSNTCPFCGSKKIEPLELKGETSQIMRCDECGAHWNLINEDLLGDISREIYPMLTLKLESMLDEGI; via the coding sequence ATGGATATAGATAGGATAAGGGAAAGCGCAGAAAAGATTGTGGAGAAGGATCCTGAGATCTCGGATTCCATTCACCTCTTCCTCGATATATTGGCTGTCCAGCTGGAGATAATGGATGAGATAATCGGGAAGATAGATCCGGAGGAGCTAATTGCTGATAGATATCCTCTCTTCGATGCGATAGGCATCCCGAAGGTGGAGCCCGAGCTTTGGACGAGGTGCATGGATGAGATAATATCGAGAGTCTCATCCCACAGGGAGGACCTTAGAGAGGAATTGGATGCTGTTAGAGAATCTCTTCACGAGAACTTGTTCGATCCGGAGGCTCTGGCCATTCTTTCCTTCAAAGGAGATATGAATTACGCGAGAGGAGTTTCCGTGAGCATAGGAGTGAGCGAGGACCTCCTCAGTGCTCTAGGGATCTGGACGATACAGCCCATTTTCATGGCGATAAGGGAGCTCTCTAAGGAAATTAAGGGATGGAATGCCGGGTTCTGTCCGATATGCGGTAGTTACACTAGGACATCTTTCCTGAAGGGAGATAAGGTCTTCATGAAGTGTGAGATTTGTGGAGAGGAGTGGGAATATCCCAGTAACACATGTCCATTCTGTGGTTCGAAGAAGATAGAGCCCCTCGAGTTGAAGGGAGAGACATCTCAAATTATGAGGTGTGATGAATGCGGAGCTCATTGGAATTTGATAAATGAGGACTTACTCGGGGACATTTCAAGAGAGATTTACCCTATGCTAACTTTGAAACTAGAAAGTATGTTAGATGAGGGGATTTAG
- the tatA gene encoding twin-arginine translocase TatA/TatE family subunit: MIAPATVKLMQFGGLGIWEILLLVLIALILFGPRKLPELARAMGEAVREFRKAASSTEESQKSSSQSERTEGKSSIRELAISLGIDVSGKTDEEILEEIKSRIRSNSS; encoded by the coding sequence ATGATAGCCCCTGCTACAGTCAAGCTGATGCAGTTCGGGGGACTCGGTATCTGGGAGATCTTGCTGTTAGTGCTAATAGCTTTAATTCTCTTCGGTCCTAGGAAATTACCTGAGTTAGCGAGAGCTATGGGAGAAGCCGTGAGAGAGTTTAGGAAGGCGGCTAGTTCTACAGAGGAGAGCCAAAAAAGCTCGTCCCAAAGCGAGAGAACTGAGGGAAAGAGCAGTATCAGGGAGCTGGCTATTAGCTTGGGTATAGATGTCTCAGGTAAGACCGATGAAGAAATTTTGGAAGAGATAAAATCTAGAATCAGATCTAATAGTAGTTAG
- a CDS encoding YkgJ family cysteine cluster protein produces MILTESDIRRIESLGYSREEFSEKSDFYRLRNVNGRCYFLEGGKCKIYENRPLGCRAYPVVFNISANECELDDLCPAIDTIDEEEFEEKCLIILKILEELKLNIT; encoded by the coding sequence ATGATATTGACGGAAAGTGATATCAGGAGGATAGAGTCGCTAGGCTATAGCAGGGAGGAGTTCTCAGAGAAGAGTGATTTTTATAGGCTGAGGAACGTCAATGGGAGGTGCTACTTCCTCGAGGGAGGGAAGTGCAAGATATATGAGAATAGGCCCCTAGGCTGCAGGGCTTATCCAGTTGTATTCAACATCTCAGCTAATGAATGCGAGTTGGATGACCTTTGCCCAGCGATCGATACTATAGATGAGGAGGAGTTTGAGGAGAAGTGCTTAATAATCCTCAAAATATTAGAGGAACTAAAGCTCAATATCACATGA
- a CDS encoding TldD/PmbA family protein → MYLEKALSKGLELGADFVELREERSLGTIIRVVDGVIRELSSGDELRISVRTLYNGGWGFSVAGSEEELDEALKESFKMAKLSSKWSSKFEAYWPSFKGSYEVLGKEPAWEVPLERKIGILMDQHRIASSIKGVKNTNIHLVDSLRETRVINSLGTDTRQKISRVRISSYIFAHESGVTEAAFESKGGLGGIEIVEGAEVAEKAAKRAVEALSAVPAPPGKHRAILDPKLAGVFIHEAFGHAAEGDAVLNNESILADMMGKPVGAPSISVLDDPTIEGLYGSYRYDDEGTEARRKYIVKEGILSGYLTNLEVSKKLGTEPTGNARSMDFGNPPEVRMSNTFIEAGDWSFEEMLSEIKEGIYAIGSLYGYTDPAKGQFMFKAEGGWLIEGGELKKRLREVAITGMTLEVLHNVEAIGKELSHDPGSCGKKSQWVPVTTGSPHVMVSSIVFGGR, encoded by the coding sequence ATGTACTTGGAGAAGGCTCTGAGCAAGGGGCTCGAATTAGGAGCGGACTTCGTGGAGCTGAGGGAGGAGCGCTCATTAGGCACGATAATAAGGGTGGTTGATGGAGTTATAAGGGAGCTCAGCTCGGGAGACGAGTTGAGGATAAGTGTTAGAACTCTTTACAATGGAGGATGGGGCTTCAGCGTCGCTGGATCTGAAGAGGAGCTAGATGAGGCACTGAAAGAATCCTTCAAGATGGCCAAGCTTTCCTCTAAGTGGTCCTCGAAGTTCGAAGCCTATTGGCCATCCTTCAAGGGGAGCTACGAAGTTCTGGGGAAAGAACCAGCATGGGAAGTCCCATTGGAGAGGAAAATAGGCATTTTAATGGATCAGCATAGGATCGCTAGCTCGATAAAAGGTGTGAAGAATACCAACATCCACTTAGTAGATTCTTTGAGAGAAACGAGGGTCATAAATTCCCTGGGAACGGACACTAGGCAGAAGATATCGAGGGTGAGGATCTCCTCATACATATTCGCCCACGAATCCGGAGTTACTGAAGCTGCTTTCGAATCTAAGGGAGGATTGGGTGGAATTGAGATAGTCGAGGGAGCCGAGGTAGCGGAGAAAGCTGCGAAGAGGGCTGTAGAAGCTCTATCCGCAGTGCCAGCACCTCCAGGGAAACACAGAGCTATTCTGGACCCTAAGTTAGCTGGCGTATTCATACATGAGGCATTCGGTCACGCTGCTGAGGGAGATGCCGTACTCAACAATGAGAGCATACTGGCGGATATGATGGGCAAGCCCGTGGGTGCGCCTTCGATAAGCGTTTTAGATGATCCCACTATAGAGGGGCTCTATGGGAGCTATAGATATGATGATGAGGGGACCGAGGCTAGGAGGAAGTATATAGTGAAGGAGGGGATCCTATCAGGGTATTTGACGAATCTAGAGGTATCTAAGAAGCTCGGGACTGAGCCCACAGGTAATGCGAGGTCCATGGATTTCGGTAACCCGCCTGAAGTCAGGATGTCTAATACTTTCATAGAAGCGGGGGACTGGAGCTTCGAGGAGATGTTATCTGAGATTAAGGAGGGGATTTACGCTATAGGATCCCTCTATGGATATACAGATCCCGCTAAGGGTCAGTTCATGTTCAAAGCTGAGGGAGGTTGGCTGATAGAGGGAGGAGAACTTAAGAAGAGGCTCAGAGAGGTAGCGATCACCGGTATGACTCTGGAGGTTCTACATAATGTTGAAGCAATAGGCAAGGAGCTCTCGCATGACCCCGGGAGCTGCGGGAAGAAGAGTCAATGGGTACCCGTTACCACGGGCTCCCCGCATGTAATGGTGAGTAGTATCGTATTCGGCGGGAGGTGA
- a CDS encoding TldD/PmbA family protein, with amino-acid sequence MLVEEAVRSAIRNGAEEAEGFEIRIRRISLSVEKGVLKTASSTRETGLGVRAVIGKKLGIAFATNPLDGHFVGKRASINAKASPEDPNFHSLPDPHEVSLMDCILDPKIRDAEIEDVSSLFMESIEAAKISPSVVSVSGMFDLIHSEVSIFSSKGVDVEESRTSYHIFLEVSAKDGDRRGSGFNFSEGRKLDSLDPRRLGREAGEIAIKSLDSMKIGVEELPVVFKPKSLPGIIPFIVDEAANAENLQYGRSFLTGRLFTQVAREEVSLIDDGRIPWLIGSSSFDDEGVPKGRTAVIDNGIFSSPIYNWYAAKRDGKESTGNASRDYKRAPSISANNVLLHAPKLEMSEEELLDVNRGILVLYTGDTPNLATGEFSGMAETAFLIEGGEIKKSLRQTGIAFTIEDALKGLEGVGRDIEPVGSYYGGSIRIRARVSGPG; translated from the coding sequence ATGTTAGTCGAGGAAGCAGTTAGATCCGCTATTAGGAATGGAGCCGAGGAGGCCGAGGGTTTCGAGATAAGAATAAGGAGGATATCATTGAGCGTAGAAAAGGGGGTATTGAAGACCGCTAGCAGCACTAGAGAAACTGGGCTCGGCGTTAGAGCCGTAATAGGTAAGAAATTGGGGATAGCTTTCGCAACTAACCCTCTAGATGGGCATTTCGTCGGTAAGAGAGCCTCCATTAATGCTAAAGCATCTCCAGAGGATCCTAACTTTCACTCACTCCCCGATCCACATGAAGTGAGTCTAATGGACTGCATCTTGGATCCGAAGATAAGGGATGCCGAGATAGAGGATGTCTCATCCCTCTTCATGGAATCTATAGAAGCAGCTAAGATCTCCCCCAGCGTAGTTTCCGTATCAGGTATGTTCGATCTGATCCACAGTGAGGTATCCATATTCAGCTCTAAAGGAGTAGATGTTGAGGAGAGCAGGACATCCTATCACATATTCCTAGAGGTCTCAGCGAAGGATGGGGATAGAAGAGGATCGGGATTCAACTTCTCGGAGGGCAGGAAACTTGATTCACTCGATCCGAGGAGACTAGGAAGAGAAGCTGGGGAAATAGCCATAAAGAGCTTAGATTCCATGAAAATAGGAGTTGAGGAGCTTCCAGTAGTATTTAAACCGAAATCCCTCCCTGGAATAATCCCATTCATAGTAGATGAAGCGGCCAATGCTGAGAATTTACAGTACGGGAGGAGCTTCTTGACCGGCAGGCTCTTCACTCAAGTGGCTAGAGAGGAGGTAAGTTTGATCGATGATGGGAGGATCCCTTGGCTCATAGGAAGCTCCAGTTTTGATGATGAGGGCGTCCCTAAGGGTAGAACTGCCGTGATCGATAATGGGATCTTCAGTAGCCCCATATACAATTGGTACGCTGCTAAGAGGGACGGGAAGGAGAGCACGGGAAACGCATCTAGGGATTATAAGAGAGCCCCCTCTATCTCAGCTAACAACGTCCTCCTGCACGCTCCTAAATTGGAGATGAGTGAAGAAGAGCTTCTAGATGTAAATAGGGGGATACTAGTTCTATACACGGGCGATACTCCAAATCTGGCTACTGGTGAGTTCAGCGGGATGGCAGAAACTGCTTTCCTGATTGAGGGAGGGGAAATTAAGAAATCCCTCAGGCAAACGGGGATAGCCTTCACGATAGAGGATGCTCTAAAGGGGTTGGAAGGTGTCGGAAGGGATATTGAACCTGTAGGCTCATATTACGGGGGCTCCATCAGGATAAGAGCCAGGGTCTCGGGACCGGGATGA
- the guaA gene encoding glutamine-hydrolyzing GMP synthase, translating into MNMLIINFGGQYAHLIARRIRDLGVYSEVIPYTRASLEEIMAKRPSGLILSGGPSSVYVPGSPSIDPRILDLGIPILGICYGFQLIAKIMGGEVRRGEGEFGPTRVRVIQEDELLSGWNADIVWMSHSDFVSNLPEDFIVTSISEKGYLSSFKHKSKPIYGVQFHPEVKHTRGGSLILENFIRISGAQKNWNAERMLSLIESYLAKEISGCKKVLAAVSGGVDSTVSTLLASRVAGDKVVPVFVNHGLLRKGEAESVLSSLKSIGIDVIYVDASEEFLSSLKGIKDCEKKREIIGEIFARIFSEISEREGCDCLLQGTLYPDVVESGAEIGADRIKSHHNVAGLPPWFKGRVLEPLRYLYKDEVRKLAKYLGIPEEIVNKHPFPGPGLAVRVIGEVTEEKLEIVREASSIVEEVLRKRGLYDKVWQAFSVVGDDRWVGIKGDSRVDGYIVTVRIVESEDAMTADWFALDREIMEEISKRISSIPRVSMVTYAITTKPPSTIEPC; encoded by the coding sequence ATGAATATGCTCATCATTAACTTCGGTGGTCAGTACGCTCATTTAATAGCTAGAAGGATAAGGGATCTTGGCGTCTATTCGGAAGTGATCCCTTATACGAGAGCGAGTTTGGAGGAAATAATGGCTAAGAGACCATCGGGATTGATACTTTCGGGAGGGCCTAGCAGCGTTTACGTGCCGGGCTCACCTTCCATAGATCCCAGGATACTGGACCTAGGTATACCGATCCTGGGGATATGTTACGGCTTCCAGTTGATAGCTAAGATTATGGGTGGAGAGGTCAGGAGGGGCGAGGGGGAGTTCGGCCCAACTAGGGTCAGGGTGATTCAGGAAGATGAGCTACTCAGTGGTTGGAACGCTGATATAGTCTGGATGAGTCATTCGGATTTCGTTTCGAATCTACCGGAGGACTTCATCGTAACATCCATTTCTGAGAAAGGTTATCTTAGTTCATTTAAGCATAAGAGTAAGCCGATATATGGCGTTCAATTTCATCCCGAGGTGAAGCATACTAGAGGAGGTTCCCTGATCCTGGAGAACTTCATAAGGATTTCCGGAGCACAAAAGAACTGGAACGCGGAGAGGATGCTCTCTCTAATTGAGAGTTATCTCGCTAAGGAAATCTCAGGATGCAAGAAAGTGCTGGCTGCTGTTAGCGGAGGTGTGGATTCCACGGTCTCCACCCTTCTGGCCAGTAGAGTAGCGGGGGACAAAGTCGTTCCCGTCTTCGTTAACCATGGCCTGCTCAGGAAGGGTGAGGCTGAGAGCGTCCTCTCTTCCCTTAAGAGTATAGGGATCGATGTTATTTACGTGGATGCCTCTGAGGAGTTCCTCAGTTCGCTAAAAGGAATCAAAGATTGTGAGAAGAAGAGGGAAATAATAGGAGAAATTTTTGCTAGAATATTCTCGGAGATCTCGGAGAGGGAGGGGTGCGATTGCCTCCTCCAGGGAACGCTATATCCGGATGTTGTGGAGAGCGGGGCAGAGATAGGAGCTGATAGGATAAAGAGCCATCATAACGTTGCAGGTCTCCCGCCTTGGTTCAAGGGGAGAGTCTTAGAGCCTTTGAGATACCTCTATAAGGATGAGGTCAGAAAGCTCGCTAAGTACTTGGGAATACCGGAGGAGATCGTGAATAAGCACCCATTCCCCGGTCCCGGACTTGCGGTTAGGGTGATAGGTGAGGTTACTGAGGAGAAGCTTGAGATAGTTAGGGAGGCATCCAGCATAGTTGAGGAGGTGCTTAGGAAAAGAGGTCTATATGATAAGGTTTGGCAAGCCTTTTCCGTAGTTGGAGATGACAGATGGGTGGGGATCAAGGGAGATTCTAGAGTCGATGGGTATATAGTGACCGTGAGGATCGTGGAGAGCGAGGATGCGATGACAGCGGATTGGTTCGCTTTGGATAGGGAGATCATGGAGGAAATATCCAAGAGGATTTCCTCTATTCCACGAGTCTCCATGGTAACGTATGCAATAACGACGAAACCCCCCAGCACTATCGAGCCCTGTTGA
- a CDS encoding translation initiation factor gives MVAFEERVRDPITGLPVELFAWEEVEKELRPVKIRYERRKGKDVTIIENLPFSDENIWNFLKETKRILACGGTYKDGYVLLQGDHRHKVAKLLMEKWGIPSDQIEVE, from the coding sequence ATGGTCGCGTTCGAGGAGAGGGTTAGAGATCCCATTACCGGGCTCCCAGTCGAGCTTTTCGCCTGGGAGGAGGTCGAGAAGGAACTCAGACCAGTTAAGATAAGATACGAGAGAAGGAAGGGGAAGGACGTCACAATAATAGAGAACCTACCGTTCTCAGACGAGAACATATGGAACTTCCTCAAGGAAACCAAGAGAATTCTGGCATGCGGAGGAACATACAAGGACGGATATGTCCTTCTTCAAGGGGATCATAGGCATAAAGTCGCTAAATTGCTCATGGAGAAGTGGGGTATACCAAGTGATCAGATAGAAGTGGAGTGA
- a CDS encoding ribbon-helix-helix domain-containing protein codes for MAQQIVLTVDEELIKAIDALVMEGNFKSRSEAIKAALLGFIRSKNAERVKFAFEDFISQSISDFRR; via the coding sequence ATGGCCCAACAGATAGTATTGACAGTCGATGAGGAGTTGATAAAGGCGATAGATGCCCTCGTAATGGAGGGTAATTTTAAGAGCAGGTCGGAAGCCATAAAGGCCGCCCTTTTGGGTTTTATTAGGAGTAAGAATGCCGAGAGGGTGAAATTCGCTTTTGAGGATTTCATCTCTCAGTCCATCTCTGATTTTAGGAGGTAA
- a CDS encoding Lrp/AsnC family transcriptional regulator: MLEAFIAVSVRPSNTAELKKTFSASDKVKEVFYVTGEFDFLMRVEAANTFELARIIEILRSQEGVENTVTFIVLEKLK; the protein is encoded by the coding sequence ATGCTAGAGGCATTCATTGCCGTTAGTGTCAGACCCTCTAATACTGCCGAACTTAAGAAGACTTTCTCGGCTAGTGATAAGGTTAAGGAAGTGTTCTACGTGACCGGAGAATTCGATTTCCTCATGAGAGTTGAAGCCGCGAACACGTTTGAGTTGGCTAGGATAATAGAGATCTTGAGGAGTCAGGAGGGCGTGGAGAATACGGTAACTTTCATAGTTCTGGAGAAGTTGAAGTGA
- a CDS encoding DUF367 family protein, with product MSIKIYVLRLSHDDPRKATGAKLLRLKLAERYRKSRGSIVLNPFSRVYLSPADRGARALVAVDASWRRIEEVRWPAGLQRRLPFLVAANPINYGIPEYLSTVEALASALIILGYWDLSLRILNPFKWGEEFLRINEDRLKAYARSSCEEEVRALSEKFRRELEDHPPVAP from the coding sequence GTGAGTATCAAGATATACGTGCTCAGGCTGAGCCACGATGACCCTAGGAAAGCCACTGGGGCCAAGCTCCTTAGGCTGAAGCTAGCGGAGAGATATAGAAAGTCTAGGGGATCTATCGTATTGAACCCATTTTCTAGGGTATACCTATCACCAGCCGATAGAGGTGCAAGAGCATTGGTTGCCGTTGATGCCTCTTGGAGGAGGATCGAGGAAGTCAGATGGCCAGCCGGTCTCCAGAGAAGACTCCCCTTTTTAGTAGCGGCTAACCCGATAAACTACGGAATCCCGGAGTACCTCTCGACCGTCGAGGCCCTGGCCTCAGCTCTCATAATCTTAGGTTATTGGGATCTCTCATTGAGAATTTTAAACCCATTCAAATGGGGAGAGGAGTTCCTGAGGATAAATGAAGATAGACTCAAGGCTTACGCGAGATCTAGCTGTGAGGAGGAGGTAAGAGCTCTTAGCGAGAAGTTCAGGCGGGAGTTAGAGGATCATCCTCCTGTAGCTCCCTAA